AGAGGAAAATCAAAAAATGAGTGACTATGTGCAAGGAGAAACGCAGACGCTGTTGAACAAGATTCTCTTTGACGCTAGCAATCTAATGACCAATCGTTTCAGTTTGAGCGATTAATAGTGAAGCTAAGGCTGAGCAACTGCTTAGCCTTTTTTACGATAACTTTTTAGGAAAAGTAATCGCAAAAAGACAAAAACTTGGAAAAAAAATCAAAGTATGCTATACTTAACTGGTCAATTTTTAACCAGTTAATAACAAAGGAGGAATCATGAAAAAGAAAATTCTTTTAATGATGAGTTTAATCAGTGTCTTTTTTGCTTGGCAACTTACTCAGGCAAAACAAGTCTTAGCAGAGGGTAAAGTGAAGGTGGTGACAACTTTCTATCCTGTTTATGAATTTACAAAAGGGGTTATTGGTAATGATGGCGATGTTTTCATGCTTATGAAAGCAGGAACGGAACCTCATGATTTTGAGCCTTCTACAAAAGACATTAAAAAAATCCAAGATGCAGATGCATTTGTTTATATGGATGACAATATGGAAACTTGGGTTTCTGATGTGAAAAAATCATTGACATCTAAAAAAGTGACCATCGTCAAGGGAACTGGTAACATGCTCTTGGTAGCAGGAGCTGGACATGACCATCACCATGAGGATGCTGACAAAAAGCATGAGCATAATAAACATAGCGAAGAAGGACACAACCATGCTTTTGACCCACACGTGTGGTTGTCACCATACCGTAGCATTACAGTCGTTGAAAATATTCGCGACAGTCTTTCAAAAGCTTACCCAGAAAAAGCAGAGAACTTCAAAGCCAATGCCGCTACTTATATTGAAAAATTAAAAGAGCTTGACAAAGACTATACGGCAGCACTTTCAGATGCTAAGCAAAAGAGCTTTGTGACACAACACGCAGCTTTTGGTTATATGGCACTTGACTATGGCTTGAACCAAATTTCTATTAATGGTGTCACACCAGATGCAGAACCATCAGCAAAACGTATTGCTACTTTGTCAAAATACGTTAAAAAATATGGCATCAAATACATTTATTTTGAGGAAAATGCGTCAAGTAAAGTCGCAAAAACCCTAGCTAAAGAAGCAGGAGTTAAAGCGGCTGTGCTTAGTCCGCTTGAAGGTTTGACTGAAAAAGAGATGAAAGCTGGCCAAGATTACTTTACGGTCATGCGTAAAAACCTTGAAACCTTACGCTTAACCACTGATGTGGCTGGTAAAGAAATTCTTCCAGAAAAAGACACGACTAAGACAGTTTACAATGGTTATTTCAAAGACAAAGAAGTCAAAGATCGTCAATTATCTGACTGGTCAGGTAGCTGGCAATCTGTTTACCCCTATCTACAAGATGGTACTTTAGACCAAGTTTGGGACTACAAGGCTAAAAAATCTAAAGGTAAAATGACAGCAGCCGAGTACAAAGATTACTACACTACTGGTTATAAAACTGACGTGGAACAAATCAAAATCAATGGTAAGAAAAAGACCATGACCTTTGTTCGTAATGGTGAAAAGAAAACCTTCACTTACACATACGCCGGCAAAGAAATCTTGACCTATCCAAAAGGAAATCGCGGGGTTCGTTTCATGTTTGAAGCTAAAGAAGCAGATGCTGGCGAATTCAAATACGTTCAATTCAGTGACCATGCCATTGCTCCTGAAAAAGCAAAGCATTTCCACCTGTACTGGGGTGGTGACAGCCAAGAAAAATTACATAAAGAGTTAGAACATTGGCCAACTTACTACGGTTCAGACTTATCTGGTCGTGAAATCGCCCAAGAAATCAATGCTCATTAATCTTAACTCACTAAGCAAATCTTCTTTTAAGGAGGTTTGCTTTTTCTTTGTGGAGTAAAAAAATTTAATAATTCTCAACATTAATTTGACGGACACTTATGATTATAATATACTTTAAGTGGTTATAACAAGTTAGAGGTGAATAAGATGCCAAAAGAACAACCACTCTATCTACAGATTGTTGATGACTTGGAAGTGAAAATCAAAAAAAGCATGACAGAAAACGATAAGTTGTTGTCAGAACGAGAATTAAGTGACCTTTACGGTGTTAGTCGTATCACGATTAGACTGACTCTTAAGGAATTGGAATTACGAGACTTAATTTATAAAAAGCAGGGCAAGGGGACTTATGTTTCAGGAATCAAAGAACCTGCCACTGATTTATCAAGTACTTACAGCTTTACAGAGCAGATGAAAAAAATGGGGAAAACTCCTAAAACAGAGATTCTTTCTTTTGAACAGTATCAGGTAACACCTTACTTGTCTGGTCTCTTAGAGCTTGATCCCGATACAGAAGTTTTTGAATTAGAACGCCTAAGGATTGCAGATGATATGCCCTTGATGTTTGAACGATCCTATATTCCTGCTCAGCCTTTTCAGGGGTTAAGCATTGCGGACTTAAAGCGTAAAGCTTTGTACGATATCTTTGCAAAGGACTATCAAGAAACAATCCGTCTTGCAGAAGAAGAGTTTTATGCCAGCATTGCCTTGGACTATGAAGCAGGTCTCTTAGGCATTAAAAAGGGAGATCCTGTCTTACATATTATTCGTAAAACTTATAATGATAAAAATATCTTAATTGAATTGACTTTCAGCATTGCAAGGGCGGATCAGTTTAGGTACCGGGTGCAACATCACCCTAATGGTTAAGGAATTGGAGGTTAGGACATGTTTACAAAAACGCAGGAAGCTTTGGAGGCTCTTGGTGCAGCTATCACTACCAAGGAAATTAAACAAGAACCCCGTTTATGGCAAGAAACCATGACGTTTTTTGAAGAAACAAGAGATTCTCTGGATTCTTTTTTAAAGAGAGTTTGTAACAGCGCTAACAGAAATAACGTTCATGTCATCTTTACAGGTGCGGGTACATCTGAGTACATCGGTAATACCATTTGCCCTTACTTGAAGAAGGTGGGGAATCGGCAGCGCTATCTCTTTGAGAGCGTTGCTTCAACCGATTTGGTTGCGGCGCCAGATTATTATCTTGTTGAGGAAGAGACGGTACTATTAGTCTCCTTTGCTAGGAGTGGTAATAGTCCAGAAAGTGTAGCGGCTGTTAACCTGGTCAATCAACTAGTGCCAAATAGTTATCATTTAACCATTACCTGCGCCAAAGATGGAGAACTGGCGAAAAAAGCACAGCAAGATGAGCGTTCTTACCTTTATTTGATGCCTG
The genomic region above belongs to Streptococcus pyogenes and contains:
- a CDS encoding zinc ABC transporter substrate-binding protein AdcA, which codes for MKKKILLMMSLISVFFAWQLTQAKQVLAEGKVKVVTTFYPVYEFTKGVIGNDGDVFMLMKAGTEPHDFEPSTKDIKKIQDADAFVYMDDNMETWVSDVKKSLTSKKVTIVKGTGNMLLVAGAGHDHHHEDADKKHEHNKHSEEGHNHAFDPHVWLSPYRSITVVENIRDSLSKAYPEKAENFKANAATYIEKLKELDKDYTAALSDAKQKSFVTQHAAFGYMALDYGLNQISINGVTPDAEPSAKRIATLSKYVKKYGIKYIYFEENASSKVAKTLAKEAGVKAAVLSPLEGLTEKEMKAGQDYFTVMRKNLETLRLTTDVAGKEILPEKDTTKTVYNGYFKDKEVKDRQLSDWSGSWQSVYPYLQDGTLDQVWDYKAKKSKGKMTAAEYKDYYTTGYKTDVEQIKINGKKKTMTFVRNGEKKTFTYTYAGKEILTYPKGNRGVRFMFEAKEADAGEFKYVQFSDHAIAPEKAKHFHLYWGGDSQEKLHKELEHWPTYYGSDLSGREIAQEINAH
- a CDS encoding GntR family transcriptional regulator, producing the protein MPKEQPLYLQIVDDLEVKIKKSMTENDKLLSERELSDLYGVSRITIRLTLKELELRDLIYKKQGKGTYVSGIKEPATDLSSTYSFTEQMKKMGKTPKTEILSFEQYQVTPYLSGLLELDPDTEVFELERLRIADDMPLMFERSYIPAQPFQGLSIADLKRKALYDIFAKDYQETIRLAEEEFYASIALDYEAGLLGIKKGDPVLHIIRKTYNDKNILIELTFSIARADQFRYRVQHHPNG